The region CCGCAACGCGCCGGGGCCCGTACCCCTTGGCACGGGCCCCGGCGGTGTCGAAGCGTGACCCCATTTTATCAGCGGTGGCATCGTGATTCAGTGGTGCGGGTGCTGAATGCGTTCGCATTCCCCTGTTGGACCTCTGGGCGTCGGCGAGCAAGGGTGGTGGGGCACATCCCTACGTAGCGACATCCGGAAGAGGTCACGAGCAATGCAGACTCGACGCATCGGTGACGTGGAGGTCAGCGCGATCGGTCTGGGCGGCATGCCCATGTCGATCGAGGGACGGCCGGACGAGGCCCGTTCCCTCGCCACCATCCACGCCGCGCTCGACACGGGTGTGACCCTGATCGACACGGCGGACGCCTACCACCTGCGCGCCGACGACGTGGGTCACAACGAGACCCTCATCGCCAAGGCGCTCGCCTCCCACGAGCGCGGCCCTGACGTCCTGGTCGCCACCAAGGGCGGACATCTGCGTCCCGGTGACGGCAGCTGGACCCTGGACGGCTCCCCCGCGCACATCAAGGAGGCCTGCGAGGCCTCGCTTCGCCGCCTGGGCGTGGAGGCCATCGGGCTGTACCAGTTCCACCGCCCCGACCCGAAGGTCCCGTACGAGGAGTCGGTCGGCGCGGTCCGGGACCTGCTGGACGAGGGCAAGATCCGTATGGCCGGAATCTCCAACGCCGACCCGGACCAGATCCGGCGGGCCGACGAGATCCTCGGCGGACGTCTGGTCGCCGTGCAGAACCAGTTCTCCCCGGCCTTCCGCTCCAGCGAGCGGGAGCTGCGGCTGTGCGACGAGCTGGGCATCGCGTTCCTGCCCTGGAGCCCGCTCGGCGGTATCTCCCGGGCCGGCGACCTCGGTTCGGCGTACGCCCCCTTCGCCAGGATCGCCGCAACCCACGGCGTCAGTCCGCAGCGCGTGTGCCTGGCCTGGATGCTCGCCAAGTCACCGATGGTCGTGCCGATCCCCGGCTCCAGCCGCCCGGAGACGATCCGTGACTCCGCCGCCGCCGCTCGACTGACGCTCACCGCCGAGGAGTCGGCGGAGCTGGACGCCGTCTGAGCCTCTGGACGCCGGGCCCGCACGGTCCCGGCGCCCTCTCGCTCCGTCACGGACGGACAACTCGACGCGGTTTGACGCGAGTTTGAAGCTCCGGACGTGTGTTCATGGTCAACAACGCCTAGAGTCTCCCCCTGGCCTCCGTGTGAGCGCCCGGTACTCAGTTCACCGCGACATGGGGGGAATCGGCGTGAGACGTCGATGGGTGAAGGTTCTGCTGATCACCGCCGTGGTGCTCGCCGCACTGTTCACAGCGGCCGACCGCGCAGCTGTGCACTACGCGGACAAGGAGATCACACAGCTCGCCAAGGAGAAGTACGGCTACGCCAACACCACCGACGGCCATATGGATGTGTCGATCGAGGGCTTTCCCTTCCTGACCCAGGCCGCCGCCCAGAGCTTCGATCATGTGACGCTGACCGCCGAGCGTTTCACCATCGACACCACGAACAACGCCCAGGGCGGCTATCTGGACGTCGACCGTCTCCACCTGGACCTGCGTGGTGTGACGGTGACCTCGCTGACCGCGCGGAGCGCAGAGGCGAACCTCGCCACCGGCACCCTGACCCTCTCGTACAAGGAACTGTCCGGGGTGTTGAGCCGGCTCTCGGGCAACGGCGGCCCGTTGCGGGTGTCACGGGCGCCCGGATCCAACGGCCAGGCGGCACGCGTCAAGGTCTCGGGCACGGTCGACGGGACGGCGTTGAGTACCACGGGAACACTTCTGGCGCAGGGCACGGAACTCTCCCTGACGGTCCCTGGAGTCGAGAGTGCCGGAAACGTCTGGCGGGTCGGCCTTCCGCAGGGCGTCGGCTTCGAGGCGGCGCGCGCCACGGCGGACGGCGTCGAGATCAGCCTCGTCGGTCACCAGGTGACGCTCGGCTCGTCGCGCTTCGACGGCTGAGGCGCCCGTCAGCCGTCGGGGGTGCCGCCGCCGCACCGGTCAGGAGAGGCGGCCTGGATGCTGAGGTGCTGGACCCGGGTGCGGACCGGTCGAGCAGCACCCGTGACGCCTCCTCCCGCGGACAGCGGCGCTACGGGAGCAGGCCCGCCCGGCGGGCCGCGGTGACGGCTTCGAGCCGGGTGCCGGTGCCGAGCTTGCGCATCACCGAGCGCAGATAGCCCTTCACGGTCTCCAGGCCGATGTCGAGCCGGTCGGAGATGTCCAGGTTGGTGCAGCCCGCGGCGACGGCGACCAGGACGTCCAGTTCACGCGGCGACAGACTCGCCGCCGGTCCGGGAGAGGTCCGCTCGGCGCAGCAGCCCGACTCCAGCAGGGAACACACCTCGTGGAAGCGTTCCTTGAGGTGTCCCTCGCCGATCGTCTCGGTCAGGTCCAGCAACTCGGTGTGGACCGCGTGCACCTGCCGCAGGGGCGCCGCGTCACGGGGCGAGGGAGTGCTCCGCACGGCCCGGGCCTCCGAGAGGAGCCGGTGCGCGTGCTCGTGGGACGCGAGGAACTGCTCCAGGTCGCGAGCCGCCGCCGTCACCGCCGTCAGTACGCGGTCACTGAGCCGTACCGCCTCGCGTGACCCCACGAAGAGCGCGGCTCGTACCCTCGTACCCACGATCACGGGCGCCGCCACCATCGCCCGAACCTCCTCCTCCGCGATGAAGGAGTCGTACTCGTGGCTGATCTGCCGCGCCGCCCGGTAGTCGCTCACCGCTGCGAGCCGACGTGTCGTCAGCACCTTGCCGATCAGTCCGGCGCCCGCGGTCACGGGAAACCCTCGGCGTCCCTGCGACTTCGCCCCGCTGGTCTCACCGATCCGCAGCAGCTGCGGGCCGACCACCCAGGCCACACCCGCGACAGCCATGCCGCTGTCCTTGCGCAGCGCCAGCACCGCGGCACGGGCGGCGGCGGCCTCAGCACTGTCCTCCGCCGGCAACACGAGCGGGTCGACTCCTTGTCCGAGTACTGCGTCAACGATCCTGCCGGGACGGCGGTTCCCTGCCCCTCCTGGTGCGCCGAGGGGCTACTCCACCGTCGCCAGGAGAACAGTTCTGCAAGTACCCTTCGGCGTCAAGTACCTTTCGAGAACAGGTAGTTGACCGTTCTTCACCTTTCGCCGGAGTGGTGCGCCCGCCTTCGGGATCCGGCGCGACCGCGGACGACTTTCGGTGCCCCCTCATCCGGGGGTAGCTGGGCGGCGCGGTTTAGCTCAATCTTGGTGCCAGTCGAGCCGCTTCGCGGTCCGGAGAACGGGATGTACAACCGTATGACCCGTCGCCCGGGCCGCGCGCACCACCCCCAGCGCGAGGCCCGCCGGACCCGAGGCCGTCGTGTCCACCCGACAGCTGCGAGCCCGCACCCCCCAGAGAGGAACCCCTCCCCCATGGATTTCTCCCGCTCACCGCTTCTTGCCGGCCTCAGAGAAAGCGCTGTCGTCGAGCCGTGCCACGCGCCGGCCGACACCGGCGGCGACCACAGGTTCGGGATGCCTCCGCCCGCGGTCCCGCGAGCCTTCGCCGACTGACCCGGCGCCACGGACACGGGCCCCCATCCGTCTGGTGGTACATGTGACACACACCGATCCGAGCGGCTCACCCGAGACCAACGCCGATCGCCGGGACGTACGGGACCGGCTGGAACCGCGTCGCCTCGTCCACACCTACGCGTCCACCCCGGACCGGCGGAACCCGAAGGTGTTCGCTTCGCTGTTCGACGACGACGGCGAGCTGATCCTGAATTCCCCGGCCGCGGACAGCGCCTCGGGGGAGACCGACCGTCTCGCGCACGAGACGTACGCGATGCCGCGGACGCCAGAACGCGCTTGCGCGCCATCCACCACCGCGGCTCCTACCGGCGTACGACAGGAACCTGCCCACCGGCCACTGACCCCGGCCGCTCCCGCCCCCCAGGGAACGCAACACCGGAGCACTCTGTGCTCCCGCGCAGACCGAGGAAACGTATGACAGTGAAACCACCCCCCGTTTCGGACGACGACCGCCAACTCAAGCGCGCCATCGACGCGTTACGCCACACCACCGGCGTGGATCTCACTTTCGGTGGTGTCGTGACCAGAGGACGGCACGCGCAGCTCACCGAGTTCGCCGGCAACTCGACCAGAGCCCTCACGGGGCTGACTCTCGGGTTCGGCATGGGACTCGGCGGCAAGGCGGTGGCCCTGCACCGCCCCATCGCGGTCAACGACTACGCGAACTCCAAACGGATCAGCCATCACTACGACCTCATGGTCGCCGCGGAGGGCATCCAGGCCGTCGTGGCGGCCCCCGTGGTGGTGAACCGCACGGTACGGGCGGTGATGTACGGCGCGGTCCGCCAGTCCGTCGGGCTGGGCGACCGGACGGTCGACGCCGTCATGGACACCGCCCGCGCCCTGGAACAGAACCTGGCGGTGCGCGACGAGGTGGTGCGGCGCCTCGGCCTTCTCGACGAGCCCGTGGGTGCCGGCGAGCGCCCGCCCGAGCCGGCGTCCCCCCGCTGGGAGGCGATTCGCGAGGCATACGCCGAGCTTCGGGTGCTCGCCCAGCACGTCACGGACAGCGACCTGCGCGAGCGGGTCGCCGCGTTGAGCGACAAACTGGCCGACGCCGGAGCGCCCGCCTCCCGGCGTCCGTCCGCCCCAGCCCTCTCCGCACGAGAACTCGACGTCCTGTCGTGCGTCGCGCTGGGGCGGACCAATACCGACGTGGCGGATGAACTCGGCCTTCGGGCCGAGACGGTGAAAAGCTATCTGCGCAGCGCCATGCGCAGGCTGGGATGCCATTCACGTCTGGAAGCGGTCATGACCGCCCGCCAATTGGGTCTGCTGCCCTGAGAGCGGAAAGGCCTCCGGGAGACAAAAGGCCACGGCAGGAAAGCGAAACACCCGCGGGCGGTCTGGCGAATTCGGGAAAGGTACGCGCCGGGCCGCACTGGTCAGTTCCGTGCGAGGACACGGTTCAGGAAGTGAGGGCTTCTTTGCGGAGCCGTTCGAGGACGGCCAGCCGGTCCTCCTGCTCGATACGCCCGGTGGTGGAGCGGTCGGGATAGCAGCGCATGAACATGTTCGTGAAATGCGTGCCGTAGTGGATGAACTCGTCCCCCTCGGGCGCGTCCAAAGGACGGGCCACTGCCTGGAAGGACGGCTCGTGGAAGTACGCCATCGTAAAACGCTCACGGTCGGCCAGGCGCACCTTGTGCGGGGTGGAGAGGAGGGTTCCGCCGGTGATGAACTGCATGATGTCGCCGGGGAACACGGTGAAGACCGAGGGCGCCGGAGCCACGAAGGTCCAGGGGTCCTCGTTCTCGAAGCGCCCGGCCATGGACTCGTCCGGCAGCCAGTTGCGCCCCCGGGACTCGCCGGGGACGGGCGGCCGTATGTAGAGACCGCCGACCTCGTCCTGGGCGGCGATGACGAGCAGACCGTAGTCGGTGTGGGAGCCGATACCTCGCTCGGAGGTGGCGTCCGCCGGCGGGAAGCGCAGCACCCTCATGTGGTGCCAGCCGTCGTCGGTGAGCCGTGTGAAGTGCTCCATGTCGT is a window of Streptomyces sp. B21-083 DNA encoding:
- a CDS encoding aldo/keto reductase → MQTRRIGDVEVSAIGLGGMPMSIEGRPDEARSLATIHAALDTGVTLIDTADAYHLRADDVGHNETLIAKALASHERGPDVLVATKGGHLRPGDGSWTLDGSPAHIKEACEASLRRLGVEAIGLYQFHRPDPKVPYEESVGAVRDLLDEGKIRMAGISNADPDQIRRADEILGGRLVAVQNQFSPAFRSSERELRLCDELGIAFLPWSPLGGISRAGDLGSAYAPFARIAATHGVSPQRVCLAWMLAKSPMVVPIPGSSRPETIRDSAAAARLTLTAEESAELDAV
- a CDS encoding LmeA family phospholipid-binding protein, which gives rise to MRRRWVKVLLITAVVLAALFTAADRAAVHYADKEITQLAKEKYGYANTTDGHMDVSIEGFPFLTQAAAQSFDHVTLTAERFTIDTTNNAQGGYLDVDRLHLDLRGVTVTSLTARSAEANLATGTLTLSYKELSGVLSRLSGNGGPLRVSRAPGSNGQAARVKVSGTVDGTALSTTGTLLAQGTELSLTVPGVESAGNVWRVGLPQGVGFEAARATADGVEISLVGHQVTLGSSRFDG
- a CDS encoding LuxR C-terminal-related transcriptional regulator; the encoded protein is MLPAEDSAEAAAARAAVLALRKDSGMAVAGVAWVVGPQLLRIGETSGAKSQGRRGFPVTAGAGLIGKVLTTRRLAAVSDYRAARQISHEYDSFIAEEEVRAMVAAPVIVGTRVRAALFVGSREAVRLSDRVLTAVTAAARDLEQFLASHEHAHRLLSEARAVRSTPSPRDAAPLRQVHAVHTELLDLTETIGEGHLKERFHEVCSLLESGCCAERTSPGPAASLSPRELDVLVAVAAGCTNLDISDRLDIGLETVKGYLRSVMRKLGTGTRLEAVTAARRAGLLP
- a CDS encoding helix-turn-helix transcriptional regulator, with the translated sequence MTVKPPPVSDDDRQLKRAIDALRHTTGVDLTFGGVVTRGRHAQLTEFAGNSTRALTGLTLGFGMGLGGKAVALHRPIAVNDYANSKRISHHYDLMVAAEGIQAVVAAPVVVNRTVRAVMYGAVRQSVGLGDRTVDAVMDTARALEQNLAVRDEVVRRLGLLDEPVGAGERPPEPASPRWEAIREAYAELRVLAQHVTDSDLRERVAALSDKLADAGAPASRRPSAPALSARELDVLSCVALGRTNTDVADELGLRAETVKSYLRSAMRRLGCHSRLEAVMTARQLGLLP
- a CDS encoding 2-oxoglutarate and iron-dependent oxygenase domain-containing protein, which produces MTELQTFPLPPTVEGSDADRLLGRALIAAWQVDGIFQIQATPEQDAATGRALDASRAFVSRPLKEKTQYVSDLTYSGYVASGEEETAGEKDGSEIFTVCPDIPEDDPRVLDRWPCHGPAPWPSDQYAAAMKDYMGVVGDIGHRLLQLTALGLGLDDMEHFTRLTDDGWHHMRVLRFPPADATSERGIGSHTDYGLLVIAAQDEVGGLYIRPPVPGESRGRNWLPDESMAGRFENEDPWTFVAPAPSVFTVFPGDIMQFITGGTLLSTPHKVRLADRERFTMAYFHEPSFQAVARPLDAPEGDEFIHYGTHFTNMFMRCYPDRSTTGRIEQEDRLAVLERLRKEALTS